Proteins from a genomic interval of Bacillota bacterium:
- a CDS encoding HDIG domain-containing protein, whose protein sequence is MSKLALAGKSRIHLIKRGMKEALDLFLRNPTVERVLIGVLVTVALVAILSSVLIPRKVEISAGQPARADVEAPRDMVNRFSTDKLKAEAEKQAVKAASASPVNYDISPAASINAEDTVNAIFERVSKGRTAIKLVAAAAGPAGGREDSNSQAQTQVRQARLIVKEIATDFGVVLPEGAILELLRADDQAFEGARRAARSEVGAVMKELRISKENLEMARERVSEAIRKLGLPPDVVPSVIAIAKTQVSPNLVLNPGKVEKVREAAARAVEPVMILKGQIIVRRGEIATEEDVALLKDLGLMGGHTDYATLLGIVMLVLALVSLIGVYLYQYNRRILETAGLLAALGTIVVLVVFITAVITSIPWPGSGYLVPVALGTMMIAILLDSRLAVVSGIVFGLLAGIMGGNVLRLALVAIVGSVAGVYSVTKVGERSDLMRAGFIVGAANAFTIIGVGPATGSWEVARLWYLGMVNGLLSTIFAIGLLPFFENIFHITSAIKLLELSNPNQPLLRRLLVEAPGTYHHSIIVGNLAEAAADAVGGDSLLVRVGSYYHDVGKLKRPYFFVENQLMQDNPHDRISPTLSTLVIISHVKDGVELAGAHRLPEAIIDLIKEHHGTGLVPYFYHKATENGGEKVDESDFRYPGPKPQTKEAAIVMLADSVEAAVRSLARPTPGRIEGLVRKIIKERLNDGQFDECDLTLKELDEVANAFVRVLSGIFHARIEYPDGMAKEIREREAKEV, encoded by the coding sequence ATGAGTAAACTGGCTCTCGCCGGTAAATCCAGAATCCACCTGATAAAGCGGGGAATGAAGGAAGCGCTTGATCTCTTTCTCCGGAACCCGACCGTAGAGCGCGTCCTGATCGGCGTCCTTGTGACCGTCGCGCTGGTAGCGATACTCTCCAGCGTCTTGATCCCCAGGAAGGTCGAGATCTCAGCGGGGCAGCCGGCCAGGGCGGATGTTGAGGCCCCCAGGGACATGGTGAATCGCTTTTCTACGGACAAGCTCAAGGCAGAGGCCGAGAAACAGGCGGTGAAGGCGGCAAGTGCGTCCCCTGTGAATTATGATATAAGCCCGGCCGCCAGCATCAACGCCGAAGATACAGTGAACGCGATATTCGAGCGCGTCAGCAAGGGGCGTACCGCTATCAAGCTCGTCGCGGCGGCGGCCGGCCCGGCTGGCGGCAGAGAGGATTCGAACAGTCAGGCTCAGACCCAGGTAAGACAGGCCAGGCTGATTGTGAAGGAGATCGCGACGGATTTCGGCGTAGTTTTGCCTGAAGGTGCCATTCTGGAGCTCCTGCGCGCAGATGACCAGGCCTTTGAGGGGGCCAGGAGGGCGGCCAGGTCCGAAGTCGGAGCGGTCATGAAGGAGCTCAGGATAAGCAAGGAAAACCTCGAGATGGCTCGCGAACGCGTGAGCGAGGCCATCAGGAAGCTGGGCCTGCCCCCGGATGTTGTGCCAAGCGTAATCGCCATCGCAAAGACCCAGGTCAGCCCGAATCTCGTGTTGAACCCGGGCAAGGTGGAGAAGGTGCGCGAGGCTGCGGCGCGGGCTGTTGAGCCTGTCATGATTTTGAAGGGCCAGATCATCGTGCGCCGGGGTGAGATAGCAACCGAGGAGGATGTGGCCCTGCTCAAGGACCTCGGGCTCATGGGCGGGCATACGGATTACGCCACCCTGCTCGGCATAGTAATGCTGGTCCTTGCGCTGGTGTCGTTGATCGGGGTCTATCTCTACCAGTATAACCGGAGGATCCTGGAGACAGCGGGGCTCCTGGCGGCGCTCGGTACGATCGTGGTGCTGGTTGTATTTATCACGGCGGTTATCACCTCGATCCCCTGGCCTGGTTCGGGCTACCTTGTGCCGGTGGCCCTCGGGACGATGATGATAGCCATACTCCTGGATTCGCGTCTCGCGGTAGTAAGCGGCATAGTATTCGGGTTGCTGGCCGGCATAATGGGGGGCAACGTGTTGAGGCTCGCCCTTGTGGCTATTGTCGGCTCCGTGGCTGGTGTTTACAGCGTCACGAAGGTTGGAGAGCGTTCCGACCTGATGAGGGCAGGCTTTATCGTGGGCGCCGCCAACGCCTTCACCATAATTGGGGTCGGGCCCGCGACGGGGAGCTGGGAGGTGGCGCGCCTGTGGTACCTTGGCATGGTGAATGGCCTGTTATCCACGATTTTCGCCATAGGCCTGCTCCCATTCTTCGAGAATATATTCCACATAACGTCGGCCATCAAGCTTCTCGAGCTCTCAAACCCAAATCAGCCGCTCCTGCGCAGGCTCCTGGTTGAGGCTCCAGGCACCTACCATCACAGCATAATCGTGGGCAACCTGGCCGAGGCCGCGGCTGATGCTGTTGGGGGGGATTCATTGCTGGTGCGCGTCGGCTCTTACTACCATGATGTCGGCAAGTTGAAGAGGCCCTACTTTTTTGTGGAAAACCAGCTCATGCAGGATAACCCGCATGACAGGATCTCCCCAACCCTGAGCACCCTCGTCATAATCTCGCATGTGAAAGATGGCGTGGAATTGGCTGGAGCGCACAGGCTGCCGGAGGCGATCATCGATCTTATCAAGGAGCACCATGGCACAGGCCTCGTGCCATATTTTTACCACAAGGCCACGGAGAATGGCGGCGAGAAGGTGGACGAGAGCGACTTCAGGTATCCCGGGCCGAAGCCCCAGACCAAGGAGGCTGCCATAGTGATGCTTGCGGACTCGGTGGAGGCGGCGGTAAGGTCCCTTGCGCGACCGACGCCCGGGAGGATCGAGGGGCTCGTCAGGAAGATAATCAAGGAGCGCCTCAACGATGGCCAGTTTGACGAGTGCGATCTGACCCTTAAAGAGCTCGACGAGGTTGCGAACGCCTTCGTCAGGGTCCTGTCGGGAATATTTCACGCTCGAATCGAGTATCCTGATGGAATGGCGAAAGAAATAAGGGAAAGAGAAGCAAAGGAAGTATAA
- the ybeY gene encoding rRNA maturation RNase YbeY, whose amino-acid sequence MAIGINNLQDKLEVEDDLVGFLESLLARGLSLEGKDPREVEVSVALVDDDHIRSLNKQYRGIDAPTDVLSFSMLEGEDDDMMPGPGPGGGGDRESGPAGPGGGSGPCVEGPPELLGDIVISLESAARQGDEYGHGFVAEVGRLAVHGLLHLLGYDHELDTDRDLMEGRGEAILEGGLQGLCICVARWRWGPER is encoded by the coding sequence ATGGCGATAGGGATAAATAACCTCCAGGATAAGCTTGAAGTGGAGGACGATCTGGTCGGATTCCTGGAGTCGCTCCTGGCGCGAGGCCTAAGCTTGGAAGGCAAGGATCCCAGGGAGGTCGAAGTGAGCGTGGCCCTGGTGGATGACGACCACATCAGGAGCTTGAACAAGCAATACCGGGGCATCGATGCGCCGACGGATGTACTCTCCTTTTCGATGCTGGAGGGCGAGGATGATGATATGATGCCGGGGCCCGGTCCCGGCGGTGGCGGCGACAGGGAGTCAGGGCCTGCAGGACCTGGCGGCGGGTCAGGACCTTGTGTGGAGGGCCCGCCGGAGCTCCTGGGTGATATAGTGATCTCGCTCGAGTCCGCCGCCCGCCAGGGGGATGAATATGGCCACGGATTTGTTGCTGAGGTAGGGAGGCTTGCGGTTCATGGTCTATTACACCTCCTCGGGTACGACCACGAGTTAGATACGGACAGGGACCTTATGGAGGGGCGGGGAGAGGCCATCCTCGAGGGGGGTCTTCAGGGATTATGCATTTGCGTCGCCCGGTGGCGGTGGGGGCCAGAGCGGTGA
- a CDS encoding diacylglycerol kinase family protein — MHLRRPVAVGARAVKTRTLAESFRCAARGLLYVLATQRNFRIHCAAGAGVILAAFLWNVPRTEFILLILTTAAVLVAEIMNTSIETIVDMVSPAYHPLAAVAKNVAAGAVLVTAAGAIVVALLVFGGKLCELGVSIFRIGWK; from the coding sequence ATGCATTTGCGTCGCCCGGTGGCGGTGGGGGCCAGAGCGGTGAAGACTAGAACTCTCGCCGAGAGCTTCAGATGCGCAGCCAGGGGGCTCCTATATGTCCTCGCCACACAGCGGAATTTCAGGATTCATTGTGCGGCCGGGGCAGGGGTTATACTGGCTGCCTTTTTATGGAACGTGCCCAGGACGGAGTTCATCCTCCTCATCCTGACGACCGCAGCCGTCCTGGTGGCGGAGATAATGAATACCTCAATCGAAACTATAGTGGACATGGTCAGCCCGGCCTACCACCCACTCGCCGCCGTGGCGAAGAATGTTGCCGCCGGAGCTGTGCTGGTTACAGCGGCAGGCGCCATAGTCGTGGCTCTCCTGGTCTTTGGGGGGAAGCTTTGCGAGCTGGGTGTTTCCATTTTCAGGATAGGGTGGAAATAA
- a CDS encoding DUF881 domain-containing protein, with amino-acid sequence MMMIVQDPLARGTKAVLIALALLMGLNVVMLARSLELLRFPGEITDVEAARDGARALRDYYRTVVESSGLGNNPAVRDALAKFWFEVEQADGVQAIARTTAIYGRSVQDIIAREEDNMRRETVLRIISQDGGIKSITGKASILVSRGTDGSVEIEDEQNVLSPVTRERLRREPSLLKLAETVEVDITDGKAVLATARTMADRLRLLRSEVESLRQTLEDVRRDAGFAPLSGPGIVIEMYDAPGGRSKEEVVQERDVRDVVNELFAAGALGVEVGGQRFIATSSIRSAGALILVNQHPISVNPIVVKAVGDPRVLESSLDLVVNSLKPWGIRIDIRKEDFVRLSAFHEEG; translated from the coding sequence GTGATGATGATCGTGCAGGATCCCCTGGCTCGAGGGACAAAGGCTGTATTGATTGCGCTGGCCCTGCTGATGGGCTTGAATGTAGTAATGCTTGCCCGGTCCCTCGAATTGCTTAGATTCCCCGGCGAGATCACTGATGTGGAAGCGGCGCGGGATGGAGCCCGCGCGCTGAGGGACTATTACAGGACGGTTGTCGAGTCGTCTGGCCTCGGCAACAACCCCGCAGTCAGGGATGCCCTTGCAAAGTTCTGGTTTGAGGTCGAACAGGCAGACGGGGTTCAGGCTATAGCGCGCACCACGGCTATCTATGGTAGAAGCGTGCAGGACATCATAGCGCGGGAAGAGGACAACATGCGGCGAGAAACGGTGCTCCGCATTATCAGCCAGGATGGCGGGATCAAGTCTATTACGGGAAAGGCGAGCATCCTGGTGTCAAGGGGGACCGACGGCTCGGTTGAGATTGAGGATGAACAAAACGTGTTGTCCCCCGTCACCAGGGAGAGGTTGAGGCGTGAACCCTCCCTGCTCAAACTGGCTGAGACGGTGGAGGTGGATATAACCGATGGCAAGGCCGTCCTGGCGACGGCCCGGACCATGGCCGACCGTTTGCGCCTCCTGAGGTCGGAGGTTGAATCCCTCAGGCAGACGCTGGAGGATGTCAGGCGAGATGCAGGTTTTGCCCCACTGAGCGGCCCCGGCATTGTTATAGAGATGTATGATGCCCCTGGCGGGCGGAGCAAGGAAGAGGTTGTCCAGGAGAGGGACGTACGAGATGTTGTAAATGAGCTTTTCGCGGCCGGGGCTCTTGGCGTTGAGGTCGGCGGCCAGAGATTCATCGCCACCTCATCTATCAGGTCCGCGGGGGCCCTCATACTTGTCAACCAGCACCCTATCAGCGTAAATCCCATTGTCGTGAAGGCCGTGGGCGACCCGCGGGTGCTAGAAAGCAGCCTGGACCTGGTGGTGAACAGCCTCAAGCCCTGGGGCATAAGAATTGACATAAGGAAAGAGGATTTCGTAAGGCTCTCCGCTTTCCATGAGGAGGGCTAA
- a CDS encoding DUF881 domain-containing protein, which produces MSMVAHRDPGRPERPGSFISVVVGVAIFLLFLDTLMLARWMGMFSFPGEVDEVEAAKRGATAILSYYERLARSEEETAGGAGGVPQNANIALRAFKLAIDGAATRVGVAQALATYGRRLTTASVPGSGPVAGGEEREGDSSPQAVARQVDDLQQEISLLRAKLRETQSRAGLAEMVGPGVVVRAYDASEGYSWNQIIHERDIRDIVNRLCVAGARGVEVGGERLTVTSSIRCAGPVILVNHRSIAVNPVVIKAVGNPWKLAEALHPVGRDFTRLGKRLLIKIEDAVVLPAYRRGF; this is translated from the coding sequence ATGTCTATGGTCGCGCACCGGGATCCTGGGAGGCCCGAGAGGCCCGGGAGTTTCATATCAGTTGTGGTCGGCGTGGCGATATTTCTGCTTTTCCTCGATACCTTGATGCTGGCGAGATGGATGGGGATGTTCTCGTTCCCCGGCGAGGTAGACGAGGTAGAGGCCGCTAAACGGGGGGCTACCGCCATACTTTCATATTATGAGCGCCTTGCCAGGAGTGAAGAGGAGACCGCCGGCGGTGCCGGTGGCGTCCCTCAGAATGCCAATATTGCCCTGAGGGCCTTTAAACTCGCGATCGATGGCGCAGCGACGAGGGTTGGCGTGGCTCAGGCCCTTGCAACTTACGGGCGCAGGCTCACCACCGCCTCTGTCCCTGGCTCCGGGCCTGTAGCCGGGGGAGAGGAACGCGAGGGTGATAGTTCTCCCCAGGCAGTGGCCAGGCAGGTTGATGACCTGCAGCAGGAGATAAGCCTCTTGAGGGCGAAGTTGAGGGAGACGCAAAGCAGGGCAGGCCTGGCGGAAATGGTTGGTCCTGGGGTTGTGGTTCGCGCATATGATGCCAGCGAGGGCTATTCCTGGAACCAGATAATTCACGAGCGCGACATAAGGGACATAGTCAACCGGCTTTGCGTTGCGGGCGCCAGGGGCGTCGAGGTTGGTGGCGAGAGGCTCACTGTGACCTCATCCATCCGGTGCGCGGGCCCGGTTATCCTGGTCAATCACCGTTCGATCGCAGTCAACCCCGTAGTGATAAAGGCCGTGGGCAACCCCTGGAAGTTGGCGGAGGCGCTTCACCCTGTAGGGCGGGATTTCACCCGGTTGGGCAAGAGGCTCCTGATCAAGATCGAGGATGCCGTAGTTCTCCCGGCATACCGGAGGGGTTTTTAG
- the cdd gene encoding cytidine deaminase yields the protein MRREELLQDAIEAREFAYAPYSNFRVGAALLTRDGKVYKGCNIENAAYGCTICAERVAMFKAISDGERAFLAICVVADGDVVCAPCGACRQVMAEFAPDMMVIMANLAGAYEIKMAFELLPHAFRGK from the coding sequence ATGAGACGCGAGGAATTGTTGCAGGATGCTATAGAGGCGCGGGAGTTCGCATATGCCCCATATTCCAATTTCAGGGTTGGTGCGGCCCTCCTCACCCGCGACGGGAAGGTATATAAGGGCTGCAATATAGAAAACGCAGCTTATGGGTGCACGATATGCGCCGAGAGGGTCGCCATGTTTAAAGCGATATCAGATGGCGAGCGGGCCTTCCTGGCCATCTGCGTGGTGGCTGATGGCGATGTGGTCTGCGCGCCGTGCGGGGCCTGCAGGCAGGTAATGGCTGAGTTTGCACCCGATATGATGGTGATCATGGCGAACCTGGCGGGTGCATATGAGATCAAGATGGCTTTCGAGCTTTTGCCGCACGCATTTCGGGGAAAATGA
- the sigI gene encoding RNA polymerase sigma-I factor has protein sequence MSVPLKRKQGREDSSNLNRLIGEAQNGRTDAREKLIRDYLPFILRVASKVTRRYLRPGEDDEVSVGMMAFNEAINEYDLRKGSSFLSFSEIVMRRRLTDYFRKEAHFRREIPMSSFQVERQEPEEGDIAEFLREQQATDNYLILTENRERKDEIFHFRDMLADYGISLSELVAISPKHEDARMRAIEVARVIVSDQNLRAELIRKRGLPIKQLHGRLRVSRKTLERQRKYILAVALILMGEFQHLRAYVDKL, from the coding sequence ATGAGTGTCCCCCTCAAGCGAAAACAAGGCCGCGAGGACTCATCTAATTTAAATAGACTGATCGGGGAGGCCCAGAATGGGCGGACCGACGCGCGCGAGAAGCTTATAAGGGATTACTTGCCATTCATTTTGAGGGTGGCCTCGAAGGTCACCAGGAGGTACTTACGGCCCGGGGAAGACGATGAGGTAAGCGTTGGCATGATGGCCTTTAATGAGGCGATAAATGAGTATGATCTTCGCAAGGGGAGCTCGTTTTTATCCTTTTCGGAGATCGTGATGAGGAGGCGCCTCACCGATTATTTTCGTAAAGAGGCCCACTTCAGACGGGAGATACCAATGAGCAGTTTTCAGGTGGAAAGACAGGAGCCCGAGGAAGGGGATATCGCCGAGTTTCTAAGGGAGCAGCAGGCCACGGATAATTATCTTATCCTCACGGAGAACAGGGAGAGGAAGGACGAGATATTCCATTTTAGAGATATGCTGGCTGACTACGGGATTTCCCTTTCGGAGCTCGTTGCAATCTCGCCCAAGCATGAGGATGCGCGGATGCGAGCTATAGAGGTGGCGAGGGTCATAGTATCTGATCAAAATCTGCGCGCGGAACTTATAAGGAAGAGGGGGCTTCCCATCAAGCAGCTCCACGGGAGGCTGAGGGTGAGCCGGAAAACCCTTGAGAGGCAACGAAAGTATATACTGGCAGTCGCGCTCATCTTGATGGGGGAATTTCAGCACTTGAGGGCCTATGTAGATAAGCTATAA
- a CDS encoding anti-sigma factor domain-containing protein, whose product MRGVECESGIVLEARGRTVILLTRNGEFRRATVAGRVPDIGEEIAIPSRNATFALHSIFEWPAFRAAAVAALVLIVFILAGVPGYNLPVWLKFRGAWRTPPAPGIAVYVSVDINPSIELALDASTVVIQARSFNEDGEKLLGRARVVGKKATEAIEVLTDRAIDDNFIGGREPGGIILLAVTPQGAPGAAPGSRGSKADLNPEVLGEELRRAAGLVLARRGVQVASIETLTVDRASRDEAVRKGLSAGRLALVTRAREAGIRIGIEDVRRGRIGDVMAHAGVNLHDLLAASDSAPGMIRDGGGPGWDGKEPAGPAEPHPRPPVVAIFMKTGSDGTPRNKGVANGPSTGAAKVNGTAAGHPASAGVGNGVKAQPESPESKSEPSGIAGLRLSGSGDEPGMGPGAGQGQGESGDSNAHGGPVMLASASDVSVTKGAGIATAPNSNSNPDSSGVKTKGLRVSGLSLSKEARVSQGGAATDIAGDIAVDKDNDKYNDKNDKYIEGKSIENNGQDKGEAKDKDKDKGENKNKDSMDKNTGDTGEGDKDKVKSD is encoded by the coding sequence GTGCGGGGGGTTGAATGCGAAAGTGGCATAGTTCTGGAGGCCAGAGGCAGGACTGTCATCCTGCTTACGAGGAACGGGGAGTTTCGGCGGGCGACGGTTGCAGGTAGAGTCCCGGATATCGGCGAGGAGATTGCTATTCCCTCACGAAATGCGACCTTTGCCCTCCATTCTATATTTGAGTGGCCTGCTTTCAGGGCTGCTGCAGTGGCGGCGCTGGTCCTCATCGTGTTCATTCTAGCCGGGGTCCCGGGTTATAACCTTCCGGTCTGGTTGAAATTCAGGGGAGCGTGGCGAACGCCTCCGGCTCCGGGGATAGCAGTATATGTGAGCGTGGATATTAACCCCAGCATTGAGCTGGCTCTCGATGCTTCCACCGTGGTGATCCAGGCGAGGAGTTTCAATGAGGATGGTGAAAAGCTCCTTGGCCGTGCAAGAGTGGTCGGGAAAAAGGCCACGGAGGCTATCGAGGTGCTTACGGACAGGGCCATAGATGACAACTTTATTGGCGGCCGCGAGCCTGGGGGCATCATACTCCTTGCAGTGACACCACAGGGAGCCCCGGGAGCTGCGCCGGGTTCGAGGGGTTCGAAGGCGGATTTGAATCCTGAAGTCCTCGGGGAGGAGCTAAGGCGCGCAGCCGGCCTCGTCCTGGCCAGACGGGGGGTCCAGGTCGCTTCCATTGAAACCTTGACCGTTGATAGGGCATCCCGGGATGAAGCAGTTCGCAAGGGCCTCTCGGCGGGCCGTCTCGCGCTGGTGACGAGGGCCAGGGAGGCAGGGATTCGCATCGGCATCGAGGACGTGAGAAGGGGCAGGATCGGGGATGTCATGGCGCATGCGGGCGTTAACCTCCATGATCTCCTGGCTGCTTCCGATAGCGCACCCGGTATGATCCGCGATGGTGGGGGGCCGGGCTGGGATGGGAAGGAACCGGCGGGGCCGGCAGAGCCACACCCTCGCCCACCTGTGGTAGCCATATTCATGAAGACCGGGAGTGACGGAACTCCCAGGAATAAGGGCGTGGCAAACGGCCCAAGCACGGGGGCCGCAAAGGTGAATGGGACTGCGGCCGGCCACCCAGCGTCCGCGGGCGTTGGCAACGGGGTAAAGGCGCAGCCCGAGTCTCCAGAGTCTAAATCTGAGCCCTCCGGGATCGCTGGTCTCAGACTGAGTGGCAGTGGCGACGAGCCCGGCATGGGCCCAGGGGCTGGCCAGGGCCAGGGGGAGTCCGGCGATTCCAATGCCCATGGCGGTCCTGTGATGCTGGCTAGCGCCTCTGATGTCAGCGTCACCAAGGGCGCAGGGATTGCGACAGCGCCGAATTCGAATTCAAATCCTGATTCGTCTGGGGTGAAGACTAAGGGCTTGCGAGTCTCGGGTCTTTCTTTGTCCAAGGAAGCCAGGGTATCCCAAGGTGGGGCTGCCACAGATATAGCTGGCGATATTGCTGTCGACAAGGATAATGATAAGTATAATGATAAGAATGATAAGTATATAGAAGGTAAGAGCATAGAGAATAACGGCCAGGATAAAGGCGAAGCTAAAGACAAGGATAAGGACAAGGGTGAGAATAAGAATAAGGACAGTATGGATAAAAACACAGGTGACACAGGTGAGGGCGATAAAGATAAGGTGAAATCTGATTGA
- the queA gene encoding tRNA preQ1(34) S-adenosylmethionine ribosyltransferase-isomerase QueA, producing MRVDEFDYYLPDELIAQEPIEPRDRCRLMVLRRDDGAVEHREFKDIVEYVRPGDVFVLNNTRVIRARLSGRRKDTGGRVEILLLRKVGDDQWEVLVKPGRRARVGSFITMGDGALDGEILDKTAAGGRHIRFTSPSGEDVGEVLRRCGMVPLPPYIKREVKDEESYQTIYAEPEGSVAAPTAGLHFTRGLLDKIEALGVKVAKITLHVGIGTFRPVKVANVEEHEMHEECYEVPPEAARVINEARSTGGRVVAVGTTSVRTLETVADSSGRIHPGQGWTNIFIYPGYSFKVVDALVTNFHLPKSTLIMLVAAFCGKENIMRAYKIAVSERYRFFSFGDAMLII from the coding sequence TTGAGGGTTGATGAATTCGATTATTACCTTCCAGATGAGCTTATAGCGCAGGAGCCCATCGAGCCGAGGGATAGATGCCGCCTGATGGTCTTGAGGCGTGATGATGGGGCGGTCGAACACAGAGAATTCAAAGACATTGTGGAGTACGTGCGCCCGGGAGATGTGTTTGTTTTGAATAATACCCGCGTGATCCGCGCGCGGCTGTCCGGCCGCCGCAAGGATACGGGGGGCAGGGTCGAGATCTTACTCCTGCGTAAGGTTGGGGATGACCAGTGGGAGGTGCTGGTGAAGCCCGGGCGGAGGGCCCGGGTCGGGTCGTTCATAACCATGGGAGATGGGGCGCTTGACGGCGAGATCCTGGACAAGACCGCAGCGGGTGGCCGGCACATCAGATTCACCTCCCCCTCAGGTGAAGATGTGGGCGAGGTCCTGAGGCGCTGCGGCATGGTCCCGTTGCCGCCCTACATTAAGAGGGAAGTGAAGGATGAGGAGAGCTACCAGACGATTTACGCGGAACCGGAGGGATCCGTTGCAGCGCCGACTGCGGGGCTTCATTTTACCAGGGGGCTGCTGGATAAGATCGAAGCGCTCGGCGTAAAGGTCGCGAAGATAACCCTGCACGTGGGGATCGGGACCTTCCGGCCCGTCAAGGTCGCCAATGTTGAGGAGCATGAGATGCACGAGGAGTGCTACGAGGTTCCCCCTGAGGCCGCCAGGGTGATAAACGAGGCCAGGAGCACCGGGGGGCGCGTGGTGGCCGTGGGGACGACGAGCGTCAGGACGCTCGAAACCGTTGCGGATTCGTCAGGCCGAATACATCCCGGGCAGGGATGGACGAATATTTTTATATACCCGGGGTATAGTTTTAAGGTTGTGGACGCCCTGGTTACGAATTTTCATCTCCCTAAATCAACCCTCATTATGCTGGTTGCGGCGTTCTGCGGGAAGGAAAACATAATGAGGGCGTATAAGATCGCCGTGAGTGAACGCTATCGTTTTTTCAGCTTCGGTGACGCAATGCTGATAATCTAA
- the tgt gene encoding tRNA guanosine(34) transglycosylase Tgt translates to MEYEIEFKLEKRDGNTGARAGELKTPHGLVQTPVFMPVGTQGTVKGMSPEELKGIGAEMILGNTYHLYLRPGHDIVREAGGLHRFMHWDRSILTDSGGFQVFSLADLREISEEGVSFKSHIDGSLHFLSPEKSIEIQNALGADIIMAFDECAPYPCDYEYAKRSMELTARWARRCRARHQRGDQALFGIVQGGVYPDLREKSAADLVELDLPGYAIGGLSVGEPKPLMFEILEATIEHLPESKPRYLMGVGSPEDLIYGAALGVDMFDCVLPTRIARHGSVFTHRGRLIIRDSRYMRDFGPLDPDCDCYVCRNYSRAYIRHLIKAKEILGLRLTTYHNLYFLVELMRGIRRSIMEGSFQDFKQEFLDACGTNNN, encoded by the coding sequence ATGGAATACGAGATAGAGTTCAAGCTCGAAAAGCGAGATGGAAACACCGGAGCGCGCGCCGGCGAGCTTAAAACCCCTCACGGCCTGGTTCAGACGCCGGTTTTTATGCCTGTGGGGACGCAGGGGACCGTGAAAGGGATGAGCCCAGAGGAGCTAAAGGGAATAGGGGCTGAGATGATCCTCGGCAATACATACCACCTTTATCTCCGGCCGGGGCACGACATTGTCAGGGAAGCTGGCGGCCTTCACCGGTTTATGCACTGGGACCGGTCGATCTTGACGGATAGCGGCGGTTTTCAGGTGTTCAGCCTCGCTGACCTGAGGGAGATAAGCGAGGAGGGGGTGAGCTTCAAATCACATATTGATGGCTCGCTTCATTTTCTATCGCCCGAGAAGTCGATAGAGATACAAAACGCCCTCGGGGCTGATATAATAATGGCATTCGATGAGTGCGCCCCCTACCCGTGCGATTACGAGTATGCAAAGAGGTCGATGGAGCTCACGGCCAGGTGGGCCCGTCGTTGCAGGGCGAGGCACCAGCGAGGGGATCAGGCGCTATTCGGAATAGTCCAGGGAGGGGTTTACCCGGATCTCAGGGAAAAGAGCGCGGCGGACCTGGTTGAGCTGGACCTTCCCGGGTACGCAATAGGCGGCTTGAGCGTAGGGGAGCCTAAGCCCCTCATGTTTGAGATCCTCGAGGCGACCATCGAGCACTTGCCTGAATCAAAGCCGCGCTACCTGATGGGTGTTGGCTCCCCCGAAGACCTTATATACGGTGCCGCACTCGGAGTGGATATGTTTGATTGCGTGCTCCCGACGCGGATAGCCCGCCACGGGTCCGTTTTTACGCACCGCGGCAGGCTGATCATAAGGGATAGCCGCTATATGAGGGATTTCGGACCTCTTGATCCGGACTGCGATTGTTACGTCTGCAGGAATTATTCCCGCGCGTATATACGCCACCTGATCAAGGCAAAGGAGATTCTGGGCCTCAGGCTCACTACATACCATAACCTTTATTTCCTGGTAGAGCTCATGCGCGGCATCCGGCGTTCCATAATGGAAGGAAGCTTCCAGGATTTTAAGCAGGAATTCCTGGACGCCTGTGGAACTAATAATAACTAA
- the yajC gene encoding preprotein translocase subunit YajC, translating to MNQQGSAIAALLPFVFMFAIFYFLLIRPQQMQQKKRKDMLANLRKGNQVITVGGIYGEIVDIKEDALMLKIADKVTIRTTRAAVGSVLGKDNQD from the coding sequence GTGAATCAACAAGGATCGGCGATCGCGGCGCTTCTTCCATTTGTGTTCATGTTCGCTATATTCTATTTCCTGCTAATCCGGCCTCAGCAGATGCAGCAGAAGAAGCGCAAGGACATGTTGGCTAACCTGCGCAAGGGCAACCAGGTTATCACCGTCGGCGGTATTTACGGGGAGATAGTCGATATTAAAGAGGATGCCCTTATGCTCAAGATAGCCGATAAGGTCACGATCAGGACCACCAGGGCGGCCGTGGGAAGCGTCCTAGGGAAGGATAATCAGGACTAA